One part of the Odontesthes bonariensis isolate fOdoBon6 chromosome 15, fOdoBon6.hap1, whole genome shotgun sequence genome encodes these proteins:
- the il23r gene encoding interleukin-23 receptor isoform X1, which yields MYFSSTIWRCIIILLTFSFRGCPLLPAHCERFIHLGNLTVEPAPPFLLGSNMTVYCHINECERRFKLSLELNWKIVRQSKRVNCTTAVFVPRVLMPQSFVVCKMKHEDFSVQTIVSGLTLNAGLPPDKPGNISCETTRSSEVIHCSWQRGKETHLHDSFNISVSRENGTQIHAQIRDAEEITLPRAILDEKSKYLLTVTTYNHFGTSQSDPFILCVKDIVIPETPHIVTIEFGNNSMTAILHWKTSESALHLRSHVRLRTDNLSWEVGEVSELGEGRIRVDNLRPLSEYEFQMRTCDSASGLKQTNAPSFASRWTFNQRTLCSQWSPSVRKESPGKSPSQQLHVWRTLGGQDQNGLRRVTVLWKPLPPWNYSGEVQHYKIFLANDHEETCAAATSMCSVQVPAGVQALNVCAVTSYGTSPPAVVELRHSGILGPILQELVSAVNDDAVLVSWSSALGGQLLYYVMEWASVPAKQLQWEKIAKDRNSTSITGLIAGVRYNVSLYAVTTRGVSAPTSSLVYSREQKPVSGPNLRVLVHETRRILIQWNELPVDQQRGFVTKYTIYVRTLDSNTELIEIVSASSPRQIWLDTPEGVLALHLTASNSAGEGPRGSRISSQPAAPAVGMGIVIVFIVTIFIVIVVNLMCWSCVRKRIKQKLKSWGPAWLVENLPKPGHSNAIRLLEVIQEDGSEPLFSSTCSDPPLSPIFVISQEERDEVYPILHVEVSQIRSVHTTEEHPLSMSNTRTMPVDHAGYKPQITTLVPPDEEEAAEETQRDAPAEEDRCSSVFEGLLGGLLSSVNVDFSDSSQGLNLGSVGGLFWPKTAETKVLNKAFLGERRGTENDVEGDSPPLDLQQDEKMTLDTTDICLSQCTGEITLNGGYFPQLTTISTTILDTQM from the exons ATGTATTTCTCCTCAACCATTTGGAGATGCATTATCATTCTTCTTACTTTCTCCTTCAGAG GCTGCCCTCTGCTGCCGGCTCACTGCGAGCGCTTCATCCACCTTGGCAACCTGACAGTGGAGCCAGCTCCACCCTTCCTCCTGGGCTCAAATATGACAGTATACTGCCACATTAATGAATGTGAAAGGAG GTTCAAATTGTCCCTGGAGCTGAACTGGAAGATTGTGAGACAATCCAAGAGAGTAAACTGCACCACAGCAGTTTTCGTTCCCCGTGTATTGATGCCACAGTCCTTTGTGGTCTGCAAGATGAAGCACGAAGACTTTTCTGTTCAGACAATTGTCAGCGGACTGACTCTTAATGCCGGGC TGCCGCCAGATAAACCTGGAAATATTAGCTGTGAAACAACAAGGAGCTCAGAGGTGATACACTGCTCGTGGcagagaggaaaggaaacacACCTGCACGACTCCTTCAACATTTCAGTCAGCAG AGAAAATGGGACTCAAATACACGCTCAGATTCGGGATGCTGAAGAAATCACCTTACCACGAGCGATCTTAGATGAAAAAAGCAAATACCTGCTGACCGTCACCACTTACAACCACTTTGGAACGTCACAGTCTGATCCATTCATCCTCTGCGTGAAAGACATCG TGATACCAGAGACCCCTCATATTGTTACGATAGAGTTTGGGAACAACTCCATGACAGCCATTTTGCACTGGAAAACCTCTGAGTCTGCATTGCATCTCAGATCCCACGTCAGACTTCGCACAGATAACCTTTCCTGG GAAGTGGGAGAGGTATCAGAGCTCGGTGAGGGTCGGATTCGGGTGGATAACCTGAGGCCTCTGAGCGAGTATGAGTTCCAGATGAGAACATGTGACTCGGCATCAGGGTTGAAACAAACCAACGCACCCAGCTTTGCAAGCAGGTGGACTTTCAACCAAAGAACGCTCTGCAGCCAGTGGAGCCCATCTGTGAGGAAGGAGAGCCCTGGAAAAA GTCCATCTCAGCAGCTGCATGTGTGGAGAACTTTAGGAGGCCAGGATCAAAATGGGCTGCGGCGTGTTACTGTTTTGTGGAAG CCTTTGCCTCCATGGAATTACAGTGGCGAGGTGCAACATTACAAGATCTTTCTGGCTAATGACCATGAGGAGACCTGTGCTGCTGCTACCAGCATGTGCTCAGTCCAGGTACCAGCAGGGGTTCAGGCACTGAATGTCTGTGCAGTGACCTCATATGGAACGTCTCCACCAGCTGTAGTGGAACTCAGACACTCAG GTATTTTGGGACCCATTCTGCAAGAGTTGGTTTCTGCAGTTAATGACGACGCTGTGCTTGTCTCCTGGTCATCTGCACTTGGAGGACAACTGTTGTACTATGTGATGGAATGGGCAAGTGTACCTGCGAAACAGCTGCAGTGGGAGAAGATTGCAAAAGATCGAAATAGTACATCAATCACAG GTTTGATTGCAGGTGTTCGGTATAATGTCTCTTTGTACGCCGTGACCACCAGAGGTGTCAGTGCTCCAACGTCCAGCCTTGTCTACTCAAGAGAACAGA AGCCAGTTTCTGGTCCCAACCTGCGTGTTCTGGTCCATGAGACCAGACGGATCCTGATCCAGTGGAACGAGCTGCCTGTAGACCAGCAGAGGGGCTTCGTCACAAAGTACACCATCTATGTGCGGACACTGGACTCCAACACAGAACTCATTG aAATAGTGTCTGCATCTAGCCCAAGACAGATTTGGCTGGATACTCCCGAAGGAGTTCTGGCTCTTCATCTGACTGCGTCCAACTCAGCTGGAGAAGGACCTCGAGGGAGCCGGATCTCCTCTCagcctgcagctcctgcag tTGGCATGGGGATTGTGATTGTGTTCATCGTTACCATCTTCATAGTCATCGTAGTCAACTTGATGTGCTGGAGTTGCGTGAGGAAAAG GATCAAACAGAAATTGAAATCCTGGGGACCTGCGTGGCTTGTTGAAAACTTGCCAAAACCAGGACACAGCAATGCCATCAGGCTACTGGAGGTAATCCAA GAGGACGGAAGTGAGCCATTATTCTCATCTACCTGTAGTGACCCCCCACTGTCCCCCATCTTCGTGATTTCCCAGGAGGAGAGGGATGAAGTTTACCCCATCCTCCACGTTGAAGTTTCTCAGATCAGATCAGTACATACCACAGAGGAGCATCCTCTGTCGATGTCTAATACCAGAACAATGCCTGTTGATCATGCCGGCTACAAACCCCAGATTACTACATTGGTTCCTCCAGACGAGGAAGAGGCTGCAGAGGAGACTCAGAGGGATGCTCCAGCAGAAGAAGACAGGTGTTCAAGTGTATTTGAAGGATTACTCGGAGGCTTGTTGTCGAGCGTCAATGTGGATTTCTCTGATTCGTCTCAGGGGCTGAATCTTGGCTCTGTCGGTGGTCTTTTTTGGCCTAAAACTGCTGAAACAAAGGTCTTGAATAAAGCCTTCttaggagagaggagagggacTGAGAATGATGTGGAGGGAGACTCTCCACCTCTGGACTTACAGCAGGATGAAAAAATGACTCTTGACACAACTGATATTTGCTTATCTCAGTGTACAGGTGAGATAACACTGAATGGAGGTTACTTCCCTCAGCTAACTACCATCAGCACCACCATACTGGACACACAGATGTAG
- the il23r gene encoding interleukin-23 receptor isoform X2 — translation MYFSSTIWRCIIILLTFSFRGCPLLPAHCERFIHLGNLTVEPAPPFLLGSNMTVYCHINECERRFKLSLELNWKIVRQSKRVNCTTAVFVPRVLMPQSFVVCKMKHEDFSVQTIVSGLTLNAGLPPDKPGNISCETTRSSEVIHCSWQRGKETHLHDSFNISVSRENGTQIHAQIRDAEEITLPRAILDEKSKYLLTVTTYNHFGTSQSDPFILCVKDIVIPETPHIVTIEFGNNSMTAILHWKTSESALHLRSHVRLRTDNLSWEVGEVSELGEGRIRVDNLRPLSEYEFQMRTCDSASGLKQTNAPSFASRWTFNQRTLCSQWSPSVRKESPGKSPSQQLHVWRTLGGQDQNGLRRVTVLWKPLPPWNYSGEVQHYKIFLANDHEETCAAATSMCSVQVPAGVQALNVCAVTSYGTSPPAVVELRHSGILGPILQELVSAVNDDAVLVSWSSALGGQLLYYVMEWASVPAKQLQWEKIAKDRNSTSITGLIAGVRYNVSLYAVTTRGVSAPTSSLVYSREQKPVSGPNLRVLVHETRRILIQWNELPVDQQRGFVTKYTIYVRTLDSNTELIEIVSASSPRQIWLDTPEGVLALHLTASNSAGEGPRGSRISSQPAAPAVGMGIVIVFIVTIFIVIVVNLMCWSCVRKRIKQKLKSWGPAWLVENLPKPGHSNAIRLLEEDGSEPLFSSTCSDPPLSPIFVISQEERDEVYPILHVEVSQIRSVHTTEEHPLSMSNTRTMPVDHAGYKPQITTLVPPDEEEAAEETQRDAPAEEDRCSSVFEGLLGGLLSSVNVDFSDSSQGLNLGSVGGLFWPKTAETKVLNKAFLGERRGTENDVEGDSPPLDLQQDEKMTLDTTDICLSQCTGEITLNGGYFPQLTTISTTILDTQM, via the exons ATGTATTTCTCCTCAACCATTTGGAGATGCATTATCATTCTTCTTACTTTCTCCTTCAGAG GCTGCCCTCTGCTGCCGGCTCACTGCGAGCGCTTCATCCACCTTGGCAACCTGACAGTGGAGCCAGCTCCACCCTTCCTCCTGGGCTCAAATATGACAGTATACTGCCACATTAATGAATGTGAAAGGAG GTTCAAATTGTCCCTGGAGCTGAACTGGAAGATTGTGAGACAATCCAAGAGAGTAAACTGCACCACAGCAGTTTTCGTTCCCCGTGTATTGATGCCACAGTCCTTTGTGGTCTGCAAGATGAAGCACGAAGACTTTTCTGTTCAGACAATTGTCAGCGGACTGACTCTTAATGCCGGGC TGCCGCCAGATAAACCTGGAAATATTAGCTGTGAAACAACAAGGAGCTCAGAGGTGATACACTGCTCGTGGcagagaggaaaggaaacacACCTGCACGACTCCTTCAACATTTCAGTCAGCAG AGAAAATGGGACTCAAATACACGCTCAGATTCGGGATGCTGAAGAAATCACCTTACCACGAGCGATCTTAGATGAAAAAAGCAAATACCTGCTGACCGTCACCACTTACAACCACTTTGGAACGTCACAGTCTGATCCATTCATCCTCTGCGTGAAAGACATCG TGATACCAGAGACCCCTCATATTGTTACGATAGAGTTTGGGAACAACTCCATGACAGCCATTTTGCACTGGAAAACCTCTGAGTCTGCATTGCATCTCAGATCCCACGTCAGACTTCGCACAGATAACCTTTCCTGG GAAGTGGGAGAGGTATCAGAGCTCGGTGAGGGTCGGATTCGGGTGGATAACCTGAGGCCTCTGAGCGAGTATGAGTTCCAGATGAGAACATGTGACTCGGCATCAGGGTTGAAACAAACCAACGCACCCAGCTTTGCAAGCAGGTGGACTTTCAACCAAAGAACGCTCTGCAGCCAGTGGAGCCCATCTGTGAGGAAGGAGAGCCCTGGAAAAA GTCCATCTCAGCAGCTGCATGTGTGGAGAACTTTAGGAGGCCAGGATCAAAATGGGCTGCGGCGTGTTACTGTTTTGTGGAAG CCTTTGCCTCCATGGAATTACAGTGGCGAGGTGCAACATTACAAGATCTTTCTGGCTAATGACCATGAGGAGACCTGTGCTGCTGCTACCAGCATGTGCTCAGTCCAGGTACCAGCAGGGGTTCAGGCACTGAATGTCTGTGCAGTGACCTCATATGGAACGTCTCCACCAGCTGTAGTGGAACTCAGACACTCAG GTATTTTGGGACCCATTCTGCAAGAGTTGGTTTCTGCAGTTAATGACGACGCTGTGCTTGTCTCCTGGTCATCTGCACTTGGAGGACAACTGTTGTACTATGTGATGGAATGGGCAAGTGTACCTGCGAAACAGCTGCAGTGGGAGAAGATTGCAAAAGATCGAAATAGTACATCAATCACAG GTTTGATTGCAGGTGTTCGGTATAATGTCTCTTTGTACGCCGTGACCACCAGAGGTGTCAGTGCTCCAACGTCCAGCCTTGTCTACTCAAGAGAACAGA AGCCAGTTTCTGGTCCCAACCTGCGTGTTCTGGTCCATGAGACCAGACGGATCCTGATCCAGTGGAACGAGCTGCCTGTAGACCAGCAGAGGGGCTTCGTCACAAAGTACACCATCTATGTGCGGACACTGGACTCCAACACAGAACTCATTG aAATAGTGTCTGCATCTAGCCCAAGACAGATTTGGCTGGATACTCCCGAAGGAGTTCTGGCTCTTCATCTGACTGCGTCCAACTCAGCTGGAGAAGGACCTCGAGGGAGCCGGATCTCCTCTCagcctgcagctcctgcag tTGGCATGGGGATTGTGATTGTGTTCATCGTTACCATCTTCATAGTCATCGTAGTCAACTTGATGTGCTGGAGTTGCGTGAGGAAAAG GATCAAACAGAAATTGAAATCCTGGGGACCTGCGTGGCTTGTTGAAAACTTGCCAAAACCAGGACACAGCAATGCCATCAGGCTACTGGAG GAGGACGGAAGTGAGCCATTATTCTCATCTACCTGTAGTGACCCCCCACTGTCCCCCATCTTCGTGATTTCCCAGGAGGAGAGGGATGAAGTTTACCCCATCCTCCACGTTGAAGTTTCTCAGATCAGATCAGTACATACCACAGAGGAGCATCCTCTGTCGATGTCTAATACCAGAACAATGCCTGTTGATCATGCCGGCTACAAACCCCAGATTACTACATTGGTTCCTCCAGACGAGGAAGAGGCTGCAGAGGAGACTCAGAGGGATGCTCCAGCAGAAGAAGACAGGTGTTCAAGTGTATTTGAAGGATTACTCGGAGGCTTGTTGTCGAGCGTCAATGTGGATTTCTCTGATTCGTCTCAGGGGCTGAATCTTGGCTCTGTCGGTGGTCTTTTTTGGCCTAAAACTGCTGAAACAAAGGTCTTGAATAAAGCCTTCttaggagagaggagagggacTGAGAATGATGTGGAGGGAGACTCTCCACCTCTGGACTTACAGCAGGATGAAAAAATGACTCTTGACACAACTGATATTTGCTTATCTCAGTGTACAGGTGAGATAACACTGAATGGAGGTTACTTCCCTCAGCTAACTACCATCAGCACCACCATACTGGACACACAGATGTAG